A single window of Buteo buteo chromosome 15, bButBut1.hap1.1, whole genome shotgun sequence DNA harbors:
- the SMPDL3A gene encoding cyclic GMP-AMP phosphodiesterase SMPDL3A isoform X1 codes for MEPRLGGTRLPLDPRPGPALLRAGGGAGRPAAPLRRGLVRRRSPSQLACASCDLPDKQTRGCSGQFWHVSDLHLDPTYHITPDRTKVCSSSKGANASNPGPFGDFLCDSPYQLILSAFAFMKDSNQQVSFMIWTGDSPPHVPVKELSTKLVISIIGNMSSTIRNFFPDLQVFPALGNHDYWPQDQLPVTTSEVYNAVADFWKPWLTDEAISTFRKGGFYTQLFESSDSFQRLRIISLNTNLYYSPNSVTVNITDPANQFAWLEGILEASSQKEEKVYIIGHVPIGYLPYARNTTAIREYYNERLVKIFRKYSSVIAGQFFGHTHRDSIMVLLDEEEKPINSLFVAPAVTPVKNVWQMESNNPGVRLYQYDLLDYSLLDLWQFYLDLRDANKKNESNWKLEYILTKAYGIEDLKPESLYEMAKQLSMPHSTLFEQYYSNFIVSYDKTIVCEEGCKTCQICAIQYLDYSSYTDCINREAVWR; via the exons ATGGAGCCGAGGCTGGGGGGGACTCGCCTCCCGCTTGACCCTCGGCCTGGCCCTGCTCTGCTCCGCGCTGGAGGCGGCGCCGGCCGGCCCgcagccccgctccgccgcgg GCTGGTGCGGCGGCGTTCCCCGTCCCAGCTGGCTTGTGCTTCGTGTGACCTTCCAGACAAGCAAACGCGTGGCTGTTCAg ggCAGTTCTGGCATGTATCTGACCTACATTTAGATCCGACTTACCACATTACCCCTGATCGCACCAAAGTTTGTTCTTCTTCCAAAGGAGCCAATGCCTCCAACCCAGGCCCTTTTGGAGACTTTTTGTGTGATTCTCCGTATCAACTTATTTTGTCAGCATTTGCATTCATGAAAGATTCAAACCAGCAGGTTTCATTCATGATTTGGACGGG agatAGTCCTCCTCATGTTCCTGTAAAAGAACTCTCCACAAAGTTGGTCATTAGCATCATTGGCAATATGAGTTCTACAATTCGTAATTTCTTTCCGGATCTTCAGGTTTTCCCGGCCTTGGGCAATCATGACTACTGGCCACAG GATCAGCTTCCTGTAACTACCAGTGAAGTTTACAATGCTGTAGCAGATTTCTGGAAACCTTGGCTAACTGATGAAGCAATCAGTACCTTCAGGAAAG gtgGCTTCTACACACAGCTGTTTGAATCCAGTGATAGCTTTCAACGGCTGAGGATAATCAGTCTGAACACAAATTTATATTACAGCCCCAACAGTGTAACTGTGAATATCACTGACCCAGCCAACCAGTTTGCCTGGCTGGAGGGAATACTAGAAGCCTCTtcacaaaaggaggaaaag GTATATATAATAGGACATGTACCAATAGGATATTTGCCATATGCAAGGAATACTACAGCTATCAGGGAGTATTACAATGAGAGACTGGTAAAGATTTTTCGCAAATACAGTAGTGTTATTGCGGGGCAGTTTTTTGGACATACACATAGAGATAGTATCATGGTCCTCCTGGATGAAGAAG AAAAGCCAATAAATTCCTTGTTTGTGGCACCTGCTGTAACCCCAGTGAAGAATGTATGGCAAATGGAGTCCAATAACCCTGGCGTCAGATTGTATCAATATGATCTTCTTGATTATAGCTTGCTG gATCTTTGGCAGTTTTACTTGGATCTCAGAGACGccaacaagaaaaatgaatcGAACTGGAAATTAGAATACATCCTGACTAAAGCTTACGGCATTGAAGACTTGAAGCCAGAAAGCCTATATGAAATGGCCAAGCAGTTGTCTATGCCACACAGCACACTGTTTGAGCAGTATTACAGTAACTTCATTGTGAGTTATGACAAAACCATTGTCTGTGAAGAGGGGTGCAAGACCTGCCAAATATGTGCAATCCAATATTTGGATTACTCCTCGTACACAGATTGTATCAATCGGGAAGCAGTGTGGAGGTGA
- the SMPDL3A gene encoding cyclic GMP-AMP phosphodiesterase SMPDL3A isoform X2 encodes MRYRLRAGFSRHGPTWSRGWGGLASRLTLGLALLCSALEAAPAGPQPRSAAGQFWHVSDLHLDPTYHITPDRTKVCSSSKGANASNPGPFGDFLCDSPYQLILSAFAFMKDSNQQVSFMIWTGDSPPHVPVKELSTKLVISIIGNMSSTIRNFFPDLQVFPALGNHDYWPQDQLPVTTSEVYNAVADFWKPWLTDEAISTFRKGGFYTQLFESSDSFQRLRIISLNTNLYYSPNSVTVNITDPANQFAWLEGILEASSQKEEKVYIIGHVPIGYLPYARNTTAIREYYNERLVKIFRKYSSVIAGQFFGHTHRDSIMVLLDEEEKPINSLFVAPAVTPVKNVWQMESNNPGVRLYQYDLLDYSLLDLWQFYLDLRDANKKNESNWKLEYILTKAYGIEDLKPESLYEMAKQLSMPHSTLFEQYYSNFIVSYDKTIVCEEGCKTCQICAIQYLDYSSYTDCINREAVWR; translated from the exons ATGAGGTACCGTCTGCGGGCAGGGTTCTCCCGGCACGGCCCGACATGGAGCCGAGGCTGGGGGGGACTCGCCTCCCGCTTGACCCTCGGCCTGGCCCTGCTCTGCTCCGCGCTGGAGGCGGCGCCGGCCGGCCCgcagccccgctccgccgcgg ggCAGTTCTGGCATGTATCTGACCTACATTTAGATCCGACTTACCACATTACCCCTGATCGCACCAAAGTTTGTTCTTCTTCCAAAGGAGCCAATGCCTCCAACCCAGGCCCTTTTGGAGACTTTTTGTGTGATTCTCCGTATCAACTTATTTTGTCAGCATTTGCATTCATGAAAGATTCAAACCAGCAGGTTTCATTCATGATTTGGACGGG agatAGTCCTCCTCATGTTCCTGTAAAAGAACTCTCCACAAAGTTGGTCATTAGCATCATTGGCAATATGAGTTCTACAATTCGTAATTTCTTTCCGGATCTTCAGGTTTTCCCGGCCTTGGGCAATCATGACTACTGGCCACAG GATCAGCTTCCTGTAACTACCAGTGAAGTTTACAATGCTGTAGCAGATTTCTGGAAACCTTGGCTAACTGATGAAGCAATCAGTACCTTCAGGAAAG gtgGCTTCTACACACAGCTGTTTGAATCCAGTGATAGCTTTCAACGGCTGAGGATAATCAGTCTGAACACAAATTTATATTACAGCCCCAACAGTGTAACTGTGAATATCACTGACCCAGCCAACCAGTTTGCCTGGCTGGAGGGAATACTAGAAGCCTCTtcacaaaaggaggaaaag GTATATATAATAGGACATGTACCAATAGGATATTTGCCATATGCAAGGAATACTACAGCTATCAGGGAGTATTACAATGAGAGACTGGTAAAGATTTTTCGCAAATACAGTAGTGTTATTGCGGGGCAGTTTTTTGGACATACACATAGAGATAGTATCATGGTCCTCCTGGATGAAGAAG AAAAGCCAATAAATTCCTTGTTTGTGGCACCTGCTGTAACCCCAGTGAAGAATGTATGGCAAATGGAGTCCAATAACCCTGGCGTCAGATTGTATCAATATGATCTTCTTGATTATAGCTTGCTG gATCTTTGGCAGTTTTACTTGGATCTCAGAGACGccaacaagaaaaatgaatcGAACTGGAAATTAGAATACATCCTGACTAAAGCTTACGGCATTGAAGACTTGAAGCCAGAAAGCCTATATGAAATGGCCAAGCAGTTGTCTATGCCACACAGCACACTGTTTGAGCAGTATTACAGTAACTTCATTGTGAGTTATGACAAAACCATTGTCTGTGAAGAGGGGTGCAAGACCTGCCAAATATGTGCAATCCAATATTTGGATTACTCCTCGTACACAGATTGTATCAATCGGGAAGCAGTGTGGAGGTGA